A single genomic interval of Pyrus communis chromosome 5, drPyrComm1.1, whole genome shotgun sequence harbors:
- the LOC137735626 gene encoding uncharacterized protein — protein MALSQSSPILPQNPASSIGRRQRDGCSKGTKRYRAGLSSGHGHVAQSWIRVFHFLRGTAMWPRAGLSSGLNLRKLSTAVRRRIEDEGDWSYASEWRGEESEGHTVLRSTSDKGNGVVSVVAYPSSKPSELHWASTERWLQQRYEEIQECGQDNERFRVLGYQWRALRFNDDTRQSTVKVLAAYRRSEPESIALMQQPHCLALPYLKSMIAAGLATIASCNYNLMNAVTGTENIRILCIGQGGGSLPLFLASKIQGAIVDVVEIDPLVISASVRAMGFPAFSIMTPSGKRAVSPNTMDTVMWKGIHERLFLHESDAEDFVLNTTIQYDMVFVDAYDGEDIFPRKLWDPHSPFLKALSSRLHPDHGTVVVNLHSDSDILNPDGSAPSVLQQTLPMGKYVSRVCLQAYKDVVVGRKDSGLGFTVSVPWLCNSSLVVCRGFVVTGEDCNRDVIMETLISKSFELENVLNLPFSCFEYIKRGFILVD, from the coding sequence ATGGCGTTGTCTCAGTCGTCGCCTATCCTTCCTCAAAACCCAGCGAGCTCCATTGGGCGTCGACAGAGAGATGGCTGCAGCAAAGGTACGAAGAGATACAGGGCTGGATTGAGCTCGGGGCACGGCCATGTGGCGCAGAGCTGGATTAGGGTTTTTCACTTCCTGCGGGGTACGGCCATGTGGCCCAGAGCTGGATTGAGCTCGGGACTGAACCTCCGGAAGCTCTCAACCGCTGTACGACGCCGTATCGAGGACGAAGGCGACTGGTCCTACGCCTCGGAGTGGCGGGGGGAAGAATCCGAAGGCCACACCGTCCTCCGCTCCACATCTGACAAAGGCAATGGCGTTGTCTCAGTCGTCGCCTATCCTTCCTCAAAACCCAGCGAACTCCATTGGGCATCGACAGAGAGATGGCTGCAGCAAAGATACGAAGAGATACAGGAGTGCGGTCAGGACAACGAGAGATTCAGAGTGCTCGGATATCAATGGCGCGCTCTCCGCTTTAACGACGACACCCGCCAGAGCACCGTTAAGGTTTTGGCTGCCTATCGGCGATCGGAACCGGAATCGATCGCCCTTATGCAGCAGCCTCATTGCTTGGCTCTTCCTTATCTTAAGAGTATGATAGCAGCTGGGTTGGCCACTATAGCATCTTGTAATTACAATCTCATGAACGCGGTGACTGGGACCGAAAATATTCGTATATTGTGCATTGGTCAGGGTGGCGGAAGCTTACCGTTGTTTTTGGCTAGTAAAATTCAAGGTGCtattgttgatgttgttgaaaTCGACCCTCTTGTTATCTCAGCCTCAGTTCGAGCCATGGGATTTCCGGCTTTCTCAATTATGACTCCATCAGGCAAGCGTGCCGTGTCACCCAATACCATGGATACCGTTATGTGGAAAGGCATCCACGAGAGGCTGTTCCTCCATGAATCCGATGCTGAGGATTTCGTTCTCAATACCACCATTCAGTATGATATGGTCTTCGTTGATGCTTATGATGGGGAAGACATATTCCCACGCAAGTTATGGGATCCACATTCCCCATTTCTTAAAGCCCTCAGCAGCCGGCTTCACCCGGATCATGGCACAGTTGTGGTGAACCTTCATTCAGATTCTGATATCTTGAACCCTGACGGTTCCGCACCATCCGTTCTGCAGCAAACTTTGCCAATGGGAAAGTACGTCTCGAGGGTTTGCCTGCAGGCATACAAGGACGTGGTAGTGGGAAGGAAAGATTCTGGTTTGGGGTTTACAGTTTCAGTTCCGTGGCTGTGCAATTCTTCTCTGGTCGTGTGCAGAGGTTTTGTGGTTACGGGTGAGGATTGCAACAGGGATGTGATCATGGAGACTCTAATATCCAAATCATTTGAATTGGAAAATGTACTAAACTTACCATTCTCCTGTTTTGAATATATAAAGAGAGGTTTTATACTTGTTGATTAA
- the LOC137734557 gene encoding B3 domain-containing protein At1g05920-like: MQKTSLKNNTKKGVDTMNIALKKKELNSPSAPLGYNDLPEEFKREIERLGGTKVELVIEKQLTKTDISSSIDRMSMPLNQLVSISFLEDEDKEMLENCKTMTVQLIDPGLVQGDINLRRLIYVLRTQWGNVARKNKLKAGDIVQVDWSFQVNRALYLALVLVKRSSVGWDHQESGDDGDSECKSRIVDGGSSK; encoded by the coding sequence ATGCAGAAGACGTCGTTGAAGAACAATACCAAGAAAGGCGTAGACACGATGAATAtagctttgaagaaaaaagaactGAATTCTCCGTCCGCACCTCTTGGATATAATGACTTGCCTGAAGAATTCAAAAGAGAAATTGAGAGGTTGGGCGGGACCAAAGTGGAGTTGGTGATAGAGAAACAATTGACCAAGACTGATATAAGTTCGAGTATAGATAGGATGTCAATGCCTCTAAACCAACTTGTTTCGATTAGTTTCTTAGAAGATGAAGACAAGGAGATGCTTGAGAACTGTAAGACAATGACGGTTCAGTTGATAGACCCTGGTCTTGTACAAGGAGATATAAACCTGAGGCGGTTGATATATGTATTGAGGACTCAATGGGGGAATGTTGCTCGGAAAAACAAGCTCAAAGCAGGCGACATCGTTCAAGTTGATTGGTCGTTTCAGGTTAATCGAGCGCTTTACTTAGccctagttttggttaagagGAGCAGCGTTGGATGGGATCATCAGGAGagtggtgatgatggtgataGCGAGTGTAAGAGTAGAATTGTTGATGGCGGGAGTAGTAAATAG
- the LOC137735624 gene encoding uncharacterized protein, with translation MPRSTRHKSSKHSSRDAREYSDSEKDSSLKDRKSKEESGAIRVLKDSSSSEKRKFDLKDGKDSYGGSGNGDYLEDSVSAKRRKERVDDGGSDRWNGGENDHRRSSEGSKKSLKASGESKSKKRDESVELYAEGGEVKKSSTSSGKGEGKHRDRDRDKESIRKDGKEGGGAERDKERDREREREKKGKDGRTERLVGSDEQRVIAKQVNEKTDLNTRDELESPDAENQIDRRMRKRRDDFGDGDKHLDDVEGINDGRLSYRDDSGRDTRKKDEKRKDERYREKHREDVDKDNKHRDDKLRDERPPKDYASSKSDDKHLKDEKDLIEMQQKRSKIQDGESKVDHDRDRNRDRDTYHVRDRDREREHGWDHGRDRDYDRDWDWDRDRERDGDRERDRNHDRDRARDRDRDGDRDYDRDYDGSHIDDRSTRYKDSSRGKKRSPDDRDDGSDKSRGMKARYSDLEKKSSSGDRVEPDVNKGRSQSRQAYVDTKLSSNKRRTSPVSNSHSGMDEYRYSNPEDLKYRDSGVEHRSKAMPPRDGSGLAGVSERSFKYRSMERPNKMDDNHLGEMSNDKSSSSKASPLPLMERSPSSSSIDRRYINRTGVRRSLDIEETGRRSSASMDNIDFSYTEDGLGRDLPSEKPLVDESSPADSSAHNRSSQSNLSSLYPSHPNFRAGADSPFIGSMEEDGRGNSSARYRRSSDPNVVRGHGNGNAWRGIPSWTSPVPNGFMHFQHGAHHGGFQGMLPQFPAPPIFGVRPSMDINHSGMPYHMADAERFPGHLRPLGWQNMMDGPGPSHLHLWDVSNGAFRDENHMYGGAEWDQSRHPMNARGWESSGEAWKVHNNDVKRDLPSPVQKDDYPVQAAMDDAVAGKMGQAPHHEDNLDLGISKTVERRSTMTSPLKESMPKSSHDKSPGRSKLRSDDILCLSHYYLSKLDISAKLTHPEVYRQCIERSPIVDEDATTHTILEGARAGLKSSKILLRSSPFPPLKDSVFQKAMNLYKKQRMESRVLPIIAGGALDIILASNQENMEAKVHCDGEKVEELVPASDIEMADAPDYKNAGTASGDGAEERLEVPVSSLNHEVQNDTCVPSLMLGMPVDDNGGNKAADPQTISNGVEIESSDQAKLDDGDANGFSSPDNESLATTTLPAAANDSNVISKTKDDNPIGQASSEGAADAVTGPLIIPKGSPKACEALISGSNESDSVILSRIHRSPESTH, from the exons ATGCCGAGGAGTACaaggcacaaatcaagcaagcaTAGTTCGAGGGATGCCAGGGAGTACTCGGATTCGGAGAAGGATTCGAGCTTGAAGGATCGTAAGAGCAAGGAAGAGAGCGgtgcaattagggttttaaaGGATTCAAGTTCGAGTGAGAAgcggaagtttgatttgaagGATGGGAAGGACTCGTATGGCGGCTCCGGGAACGGGGACTATTTGGAGGATTCAGTATCGGCTAAGCGGCGCAAGGAGAGGGTTGATGATGGAGGGAGTGATAGGTGGAATGGCGGGGAGAATGATCACCGAAGAAGCAGTGAGGGTTCGAAGAAGTCATTGAAGGCATCAGGGGAGTCCAAGAGTAAGAAGAGAGATGAGAGTGTGGAGTTGTATGCAGAGGGTGGCGAAGTGAAGAAGAGTTCGACTAGTAGTGGAAAGGGTGAAGGGAAGCATAGGGATAGGGATAGGGATAAGGAGTCGATTCGAAAGGATGGTAAGGAAGGTGGTGGAGCAGAGAGGGACAAGGAAAGGGacagggagagagaaagggaaaagaAAGGTAAAGATGGGAGAACGGAGCGATTGGTCGGTAGCGATGAACAACGTGTCATTGCCAAGCAAGTCAATGAAAAAACTG ATTTAAATACACGGGATGAATTGGAAAGTCCTGATGCAGAGAACCAGATTGATAGACGAATGAGGAAAAGAAGAGATGATTTTGGTGATGGGGATAAGCATCTAGATGATGTGGAAGGCATCAATGATGGGCGATTATCTTATAGGGATGATTCTGGCAGGGATACCAGGAAGAAAGATGAGAAGCGGAAGGATGAGAGATACAGAGAAAAGCATCGGGAAGACGTGGATAAGGACAATAAGCACCGAGATGACAAGCTAAGAGATGAGCGCCCTCCAAAGGATTATGCAAGCAGCAAGTCTGAtgacaagcatttgaaggatgAAAAAGATTTGATAGAAATGCAACAGAAGAGATCCAAGATCCAAGATGGGGAAAGCAAAGTAGATCATGATCGCGATCGCAATAGGGACCGTGACACATATCATGTTCGTGATCGCGATCGTGAACGCGAACATGGGTGGGATCATGGTCGTGACCGTGATTATGATCGTGATTGGGATTGGGACCGTGATCGGGAGCGGGATGGGGACCGCGAGCGAGACCGCAATCATGACCGTGATCGGGCCCGAGACCGTGATAGAGATGGTGATCGAGATTATGATCGGGACTATGATGGGTCACATATTGATGATCGGAGCACTAGATACAAAGATAGTAGCAGGGGAAAGAAAAGATCTCCGGATGACCGCGATGATGGCAGTGATAAATCTAGAGGTATGAAAGCTCGGTACTCTGACTTGGAAAAGAAGTCATCGAGTGGTGATAGAGTTGAGCCTGATGTTAATAAGGGAAGATCTCAGTCACGGCAAGCGTATGTAGACACTAAATTGAGTAGCAATAAACGCAGGACTTCCCCCGTTTCTAATTCACACAGCGGCATGGATGAGTACAg GTATTCGAATCCAGAAGATTTGAAATATAGGGATTCTGGAGTAGAGCATAGGTCCAAAGCAATGCCTCCTAGAGATGGGTCTGGTCTGGCTGGAGTTTCAGAAAGAAGTTTCAAGTACAGATCCATGGAGAGACCCAATAAAATGGATGATAACCATTTAGGCGAGATGTCAAATGACAAGTCTTCAAGTTCTAAGGCTTCACCCCTGCCCTTGATGGAAAGGTCTCCTTCATCATCTAGTATTGACCGCAGGTACATCAACAGAACTGGTGTCAGACGGAGTCTTGACATTGAAGAAACAGGTCGAAGAAGCAGTGCTTCCATGGATAATATAGATTTCTCTTACACTGAGGATGGACTGGGTCGGGACCTGCCATCAGAGAAGCCTTTGGTAGACGAGTCATCTCCTGCTGATTCGTCAGCCCACAATAGAAGTAGTCAGAGTAATTTGTCTTCTCTGTATCCTTCTCATCCCAATTTCAGGGCCGGAGCTGACAGCCCATTTATTGGTTCAATGGAAGAAGATGGTAGAGGCAACTCCAGTGCACGTTACAGAAGGAGTAGTGATCCCAATGTGGTTCGAGGGCATGGTAATGGTAATGCATGGAGGGGCATTCCAAGCTGGACTTCACCAGTGCCAAATGGgttcatgcatttccaacatgGGGCACATCATGGTGGTTTTCAGGGGATGCTACCGCAGTTTCCAGCTCCACCAATTTTTGGTGTTAGACCTTCAATGGATATTAACCACTCTGGGATGCCTTATCATATGGCTGATGCTGAGAGATTTCCCGGTCACTTGCGGCCACTTGGGTGGCAGAACATGATGGATGGTCCAGGCCCTTCCCACTTGCATCTATGGGATGTGAGTAATGGTGCCTTTAGGGATGAGAATCACATGTATGGGGGTGCTGAATGGGATCAAAGCCGGCATCCAATGAATGCTCGTGGATGGGAATCCAGCGGTGAGGCATGGAAAGTACATAACAACGATGTGAAAAGGGACTTGCCTTCCCCAGTTCAGAAAGATGATTATCCTGTGCAGGCTGCTATGGATGATGCTGTGGCTGGGAAGATGGGTCAGGCGCCTCACCATGAGGATAACCTGGATCTTGGAATTTCTAAAACCGTTGAAAGAAGGTCCACTATGACCTCTCCTCTAAAGGAGTCTATGCCTAAAAGTAGTCATGATAAGTCACCTGGTCGCTCTAAATTACGAAGTGATGACATCCTCTGTTTAAGTCATTATTATCTTTCCAAGCTTGACATTTCAGCAAAACTTACTCATCCCGAGGTGTATAGGCAGTGTATTGAGCGGAGCCCAATTGTTGATGAAGATGCTACTACACACACAATTTTGGAG GGTGCAAGGGCAGGATTGAAATCGTCCAAAATCTTATTGAGGTCCTCGCCTTTTCCTCCTTTGAAGGATTCTGTCTTTCAG AAGGCGATGAATCTTTATAAGAAGCAGAGGATGGAATCGAGAGTCTTGCCAATTATTGCTGGAGGAGCATTGGACATTATTTTAGCATCTAATCAGGAGAATATGGAAGCAAAAGTCCATTGCGATGGGGAGAAAGTAGAGGAGTTAGTCCCGGCTTCTGATATAGAAATGGCAGACGCTCCAGATTATAAAAATGCTGGCACTGCATCGGGTGATGGCGCCGAGGAGAGACTGGAGGTACCAGTTTCATCTCTGAATCACGAGGTGCAGAATGACACATGCGTCCCTTCTCTTATGTTGGGAATGCCAGTTGATGATAATGGTGGAAACAAAGCAGCGGATCCCCAAACAATCTCAAATGGGGTGGAAATAGAATCCTCGGACCAGGCGAAATTAGATGATGGCGATGCAAATGGTTTCTCATCACCTGACAACGAATCTCTTGCAACCACCACTTTACCTGCAGCAGCTAATGACTCAAATGTGATTAGCAAGACTAAAGATGATAATCCAATTGGTCAGGCTTCTAGCGAAGGTGCGGCAGATGCAGTAACTGGTCCTTTAATAATACCCAAGGGTTCCCCAAAGGCTTGTGAGGCTTTGATTTCGGGGTCTAATGAGTCTGATTCGGTAATTTTAAGTCGGATACATCGTTCTCCTGAAAGTACACATTGA